The window TAGGGCTGGAGCTGCCGAACAACGAGCGCGTCGGTAAGCAGATCGAGGTAGCGTCGGATGGTCGGCTGACTGACATCCAAGGTTCGCGCTGCATCACTCGCGTTCCAGGTCTGACCGTGGTAGTGCGCAACGATCGTCCATAGCCGCCGAAGTGAGGTCGCTGGAACGCTCACGCCCCATTGAGGCAGATCGCGCTCAAGTAGCGTTTGGATGAACTGGCGACGCCAAGAGAGACTGTCGACCTCTGTGGTGGCCAGGAAGGAACGCGGGAAGCCACCACGCACCCAGAGCTTCTCCTGGTCATCCGCGCCAACTTCAGACAGCGAGAAGCCGCCAATCTCGATGCGCTCGACACGACCGGCGAGGCTCTCCGAACTCTGTCGCTCCAACTCCCCCGATGCGCTACCGAGTATCAGGAAACTCGCAGTTGACGGCTGTCGGTCGGCGAGGACTCGCAGCACCGGGAAGAGATCGGGACGCCGCTGCACCTCATCGATCACCACAAGCCCCTGAAGTGGCGCGAGTGCGGTCATCGGCGCGTCCAGTCGCGCGATGCTCGTGGGGTCTTCCAGATCGAAGTAGTTCACCGACTCGGGGCTCAG is drawn from Actinomycetota bacterium and contains these coding sequences:
- a CDS encoding ATP-binding protein, coding for MIARSDILDSMQRALRRAPVVVLSGPRQCGKTTLARELLSPESVNYFDLEDPTSIARLDAPMTALAPLQGLVVIDEVQRRPDLFPVLRVLADRQPSTASFLILGSASGELERQSSESLAGRVERIEIGGFSLSEVGADDQEKLWVRGGFPRSFLATTEVDSLSWRRQFIQTLLERDLPQWGVSVPATSLRRLWTIVAHYHGQTWNASDAARTLDVSQPTIRRYLDLLTDALVVRQLQPYYANLKKRQVKSAKVYVRDSGVLHQLLGIAAQKDLLEHPKVGASWEGFVIEQLIADESHEGVWFWATHQGAEMDLVLRRGARLLGVEIKRTDAPRITASVRIGLEDLGLDRVAIVYPGTRRYPLAENIEAVPVSDLAAHPGTLFGPDS